The genomic stretch TAGATTCCTGGGGTAATCTGTCAGAACAGCTTTGCACCTCTTGTCCAGGAGCTTATTGTCAACAGTCTTATATTTATATTGAATATTTTACCATCTTGAACATAATTTTACTACTTCAAATTCATTATTTTGACTTATTGGAATATCTGTTCCATAAAATTTAAAAGCGGTTCACCTCTATACTGTCTTCTAAATTAATTCTTGTAAGATTTTCTTTAGGGTCTGTTTCTCACCAACATTTCCCGGAAAAATGATATAGGGTATTCCCGGAAATCGGCTGTTTTCATCTGTTTTCCAAACAGGAATTCCCGGCTGAATCTGACCTAATACATATGCCTTTCGAACCTTTAAGGCTCTCACTCCGATATCACTTGATGTAATTCCACCTTTTGCAATAACGAATCCCGGAACTGTACCTAGTTCAGATACCAACTTAAGCACCGACTCAGATATCTTAACAGATCGCAAAAGCGCCTTTTCTTTCGTATCCTTATCAAGAGTCAGCAACCTGCGTTTGGTATAGGTAACAACTGTTTTACCTTCCTCTATCAGTGCCTTACTGCGTGCTGTAACCCGTTCTACCTCTTCCTCCAGCCTGTCCTCCAATACCAGGTCAGAATTAAATTCCAGAAATTCCAGCTCCTCCATATCTTTTAAAGCTTCCAGCTGTGCGGTTGTCTTCTCTGTATGGGAGCCTATAACCACAATACCGCCTCGTTTTACAGGCACCGTAATCATATCCTCTTTTCGGAGCAAAGGCTGATCTGCTATTCCGCCTATAACCTTTATAAAATCAGCGGCAGTTCGAAACAGATAATGTCTGCCACCCTTTATTGCACGGTAAAAGGCAACGCAGAAAGTTTCCAGGCAGCCTGTATCTATGGCATTAACTATGACCTTTCCAAAACCTTCTACACCAAGGAGTGTCTCCTTAATAACCTCCAGCTCGGCACCTCGAAGTTGGTCTAAGCTGACAGATTTCACTGATTCTGCAAGGTAAGCACCGCCTGTCTTCTCTTCGATATATTCACAGAGATTTGAACTTGTATAACCAAAGGTTTTATCTCTGGCAAATTCTGTATCAGCTGCGGGTATAAGCTCTTCTTCATATCTGACATAATGAATGTTATCGATGGTATACCTTCCGCCTGCTTTAAAAAAGGGAATCAAAATCTCTCCATCCACCTTAATTGCCAGTCCCTTTTCCAGCTCTTCTTTCAGAAGAAAGGTTTCAAGAGGATAATGGCCTCTTAAGGTAGAGTCACCCCGGCTGATAATCTGAAAATTCATTCCTGTTTCTTTGGCGGCTCTTATAATGTTCTTTGCAATTTCAATATGTACCTTCGTGGTCTGCTGCTCTGTCATAGCCCGGGAATTGGTCAGAATATAGAACAGCATATCCTCACTTAAAAATCCTTCAAGGATACTTTCATAATTCCAATCCGTATATACAAATACATCATGAACCGCCTGTACACCAGTTGGATCGTCATCCAATACTATTATCTTCAGCTTATTACTCTCAATTTCCTGTCTCAGTAAATCTGCTATTTTACTGCTCTTATATTCATTATGCTGATATTTATTTTCAACATCTGTCATTCTCAAACGTTCCAAGGAAGCCTCCTAACTTAATAACCAAAGGATAAATTATGGATTCTTTATTTCACAGGGTAAGCTACGGGAAGCCATATTCTCATTTCACCGTAACCTCTGTTATCCCAGGCAAAATAGGGAATCAGGCGAACCGGCAATTTACGAATTCCTTCATAATGAAGTGTTTGATATAAAGCTTCGCGGTCATAGTCTACCCTGTTATGAGCATACAACTCGCCTTCCAAAACCTGAATTTCTCTTCCTGCAATTACATGGTATTTCTCTTCAAATTTCGTTTCAGGAGTAATCAACAGATCATCCAGCGTCTCAATCTTTGCGTCATTGGATTCCACGCAATATACCAGGGGACCTTTCTCAACCGCTACCTGATTACTGTTTTCTTCTACTAACGGATGGGAAACGGTCAGCCGCGCTGCCATCTCAAAGTATACCTCGATTTCTGTACCCTCAAGCCGATTAAGCGCAACAGGGATAAAAGTATTGGCATCCTTCTTTGATAAGCTTCTCTTCTCTCCTCCTGAAAGAGTAATGTATCCATTTTCTGCCCAGCTGGGAATGCGGATGTTAATAATCACTCTGCCATCCTTGTTAACTTTAGTAATCCTGAATTTGATTACACCTTCATAAGGGTAATTGGTTTCCTGTAAAAGTTCAAAATCCGTTCCGTTATCCAGGCTGATATGTGCTTTATTAGCTCCATACATGCCTATATATACCGAATCCTCAGACACAGAATAAGCATATTCATAACTCTGCGCAAGGTTACGTGCCAGATTCGGAGGACAGCAATAACTGGTTATGTATTCTGTTCTTTCCAGCGACCATACCATTTCAAATTCCAGCTTCTTCGCTCTTCTTAACATATTCTCGTAAAAATAACGTTTCCCATCCAGACTGACAGCAGCCAGATTGACATTTAGCATCGTTCTTTCAATGATATCCAAATACTCAGCCTTCTGTTCTATATTAAACATACGATAAGCCCACATAACCAAACCAATGTTAGCACAGGTCTCATTATAAGCGGTGATATTGGGCAACTGATACTCATAACCAAAGGATTGATGGGTTTTCTGGTCTTTAAAGAAATTACCGTAAGGGGATACTCCATTATAAAGTGCACCACATCCGTTTGTAAGATACAGTTTGTGTTTCAGTAAATCCTCCCATACTCTGTGTAGCATATCCTTATATTCTTCCTCTCCAAGCTCAGCGTACAAATCTGCTACACCACTGTAGAGGTAATTGGACCGTACGGCATGACCAACAATTTTTTCATGCTGCTTTAGAGGTATTCTGTCCTGGTTATCATCCGTACCGTCTTTTACGGAATCTCTGAGTTCAATGGCCAGCTTTGCCAGTTCAAGATACTTCTTCTCTTCTGTTGTACGGTACATTTCAATCAACCCCATATAATGGGAAGGGCATACTGCCGTCTGTACTTCTCCGG from Anaerocolumna sp. AGMB13020 encodes the following:
- a CDS encoding four-carbon acid sugar kinase family protein, translated to MTDVENKYQHNEYKSSKIADLLRQEIESNKLKIIVLDDDPTGVQAVHDVFVYTDWNYESILEGFLSEDMLFYILTNSRAMTEQQTTKVHIEIAKNIIRAAKETGMNFQIISRGDSTLRGHYPLETFLLKEELEKGLAIKVDGEILIPFFKAGGRYTIDNIHYVRYEEELIPAADTEFARDKTFGYTSSNLCEYIEEKTGGAYLAESVKSVSLDQLRGAELEVIKETLLGVEGFGKVIVNAIDTGCLETFCVAFYRAIKGGRHYLFRTAADFIKVIGGIADQPLLRKEDMITVPVKRGGIVVIGSHTEKTTAQLEALKDMEELEFLEFNSDLVLEDRLEEEVERVTARSKALIEEGKTVVTYTKRRLLTLDKDTKEKALLRSVKISESVLKLVSELGTVPGFVIAKGGITSSDIGVRALKVRKAYVLGQIQPGIPVWKTDENSRFPGIPYIIFPGNVGEKQTLKKILQELI
- a CDS encoding glycoside hydrolase family 127 protein; this encodes MLTNTKKSPYAKVSSLPFDAVEWTGGLWAESFKICAEATVPQLKHMFDSKDISHVVENFKICAGDSEGEHNGTVFGDGDFYKWMEAALYTAAKSNNQKMLDEIEEYIDLISRAQQADGYLSTKQIIGERNSNGISRMGDINDFEVYNFGHLFTCACLHHRITGKDNFMMIAKKTADYLYELYQEAARTGEVQTAVCPSHYMGLIEMYRTTEEKKYLELAKLAIELRDSVKDGTDDNQDRIPLKQHEKIVGHAVRSNYLYSGVADLYAELGEEEYKDMLHRVWEDLLKHKLYLTNGCGALYNGVSPYGNFFKDQKTHQSFGYEYQLPNITAYNETCANIGLVMWAYRMFNIEQKAEYLDIIERTMLNVNLAAVSLDGKRYFYENMLRRAKKLEFEMVWSLERTEYITSYCCPPNLARNLAQSYEYAYSVSEDSVYIGMYGANKAHISLDNGTDFELLQETNYPYEGVIKFRITKVNKDGRVIINIRIPSWAENGYITLSGGEKRSLSKKDANTFIPVALNRLEGTEIEVYFEMAARLTVSHPLVEENSNQVAVEKGPLVYCVESNDAKIETLDDLLITPETKFEEKYHVIAGREIQVLEGELYAHNRVDYDREALYQTLHYEGIRKLPVRLIPYFAWDNRGYGEMRIWLPVAYPVK